A genomic stretch from Hemicordylus capensis ecotype Gifberg chromosome 1, rHemCap1.1.pri, whole genome shotgun sequence includes:
- the LRRC55 gene encoding leucine-rich repeat-containing protein 55, translating into MSADCIQMGGEQFAPHCYPAMLLSPLLVAVVVVFASAVTGCPVLCTCRSQVVDCSGLRLFSVPPDLPLDTRNLSLAHNRITTIPPGYLSCYSELRVLDLRNNSLVELPSGLFLTSKRLSHLDLSYNNLTHVVADMFQEAYNLVHIDLSHNPWLRKVHPQAFQGLVQLRDLDLSYGGLSFLSLEALEGLTGLVTLQIGGNPWVCGCTMEPLLKWLRNRIQRCMSDTQLAECREPPEVEGAPLFSLTEESFKACHLTLTLDDYLFIAFVGFVVSIASVATNFLLGITANCCHRWSKASEDEEM; encoded by the exons ATGAGCGCAGACTGTATCCAGATGGGAGGAGAGCAGTTTGCACCCCACTGCTACCCTGCCATGTTACTGAGCCCTTTGCTTGTAGCAGTGGTAGTGGTTTTTGCCAGTGCCGTCACTGGCTGCCCTGTCCTGTGCACCTGCCGCAGCCAGGTTGTGGATTGCAGTGGGCTTCGGCTCTTTTCGGTACCACCAGATCTCCCCTTGGACACCAGGAACCTGAGCCTAGCACATAACCGCATCACGACTATCCCTCCTGGATATCTTTCCTGCTATTCTGAGCTGAGGGTGCTGGACTTGCGGAACAACTCTCTGGTTGAACTACCTTCCGGACTCTTTTTGACATCCAAACGCCTGTCCCACTTGGACTTGAGCTATAACAACTTGACTCATGTAGTGGCTGATATGTTCCAGGAGGCCTATAATCTGGTGCACATTGACTTGAGCCACAACCCCTGGCTGAGGAAGGTGCACCCCCAAGCTTTCCAAGGCTTGGTCCAACTCCGGGACCTTGATCTCAGCTATGGGGGCCTGTCTTTCCTCAGCCTTGAAGCCCTGGAGGGTCTCACAGGTCTGGTGACTCTTCAGATTGGAGGCAATCCCTGGGTGTGTGGCTGTACCATGGAGCCACTGCTGAAATGGCTGAGAAATAGGATCCAGAGATGTATGTCAG ATACTCAACTGGCAGAGTGCCGAGAGCCACCTGAAGTGGAGGGAGCCCCTTTGTTCTCACTGACGGAAGAGAGCTTCAAGGCCTGCCACCTGACCTTAACACTGGATGATTATCTCTTCATTGCCTTTGTGGGCTTTGTGGTCTCCATTGCTTCAGTGGCCACCAACTTCCTGCTGGGCATCACTGCCAACTGTTGCCACCGCTGGAGCAAGGCGAGTGAGGATGAAGAGATGTAG